Genomic DNA from Perognathus longimembris pacificus isolate PPM17 chromosome 6, ASM2315922v1, whole genome shotgun sequence:
tgcgtgcgcgtgcattgGTGCTCGGGCGCCCCCGGGCCCGCGGCACCCCCTCCTAGGGCCGGCGGGGCCCCCGTCTTGAGGCTCGGAGGGCTGAGCTGCCTGCCCGGCGCTTGGCCAGCGGCTCTGCTCCGGGGCAGGTGCCCAGCAGGTACAGCCTGCCGGGCCTGGGAAGTCCCGGAGCAGACCGAGCACgctctccctctgtctccttcTTTCTGGGGATGCCCATTGGGGACTCGCTCCAGGAGCAGCCTGGGGTCCTTGGGGGGCCTCAGGTTCGTGTCCTGCACCAGGCAGAAGAGCAGCAGATGGCTGGTCAGAGCCTCGACATTGCCTGCATTTGCCTAGGCTCGTGCAGAACCCTggctgcggggaggggagggtccgGGCGCCTGGGTGaggccccagcccctttcctgcctgccctccctgccctccagcTGCAATCCAGCTGTGCCTGGGCCAGCGCCGGGCAGAGGAGCTGAGCCACGCACGGATGCAGGAACAGGACGCCGGTGGGGCGTCCTCAGGGCCCAGCAGCTCCCGCAGAGCTAGGCCCCTGCGGCTTCGTGCCCCTCCCGGTGGGGCGACGGGCCTGCCTGGAGCCGCGGAGCAAGTCACGGGGGCGGAAGTAACAAGTGCCCACCCGCCTGAGAGCCCTGCGTTCCCACGGCTGCTCCGGCCTACAACGCCAGCCCTGGGCTTTCTGGGCGAGAAGCCGCAGGTGCCGGGTTGCTGACCAGTGGGCTCAGCCTCCGCCCGGCTCCTGAGGCCAGCccgcgtggggggggggacactgacCCCGAGGAGCCCCAAGAACTGGCTGCCCATGGGAGCGTCACCCCACCACGGCAACCAGGGGGTTCCCTGGGGAGAGCTCCCAAAGGGCAGGGGTGTCCTCGCCCTGCTTCCCTAAGTAAGACCCCAGGCTCACCTCAACCCCAAAGCTCAACAGGCTGGCAGGTTCCAGTCAGGGGGCGCCCTCCGCCGCTTGTCTGATGGCAGAGGAAGCTGTGGGTAAGTTGACAACtgcacccatccatctaccctccATTTCTTCTGTCCTCAGTGGACCAGAACGGGGTGCTGAAGGCCCAGAGGTGAGTGCAAGGTCACCTTGCCGGGGCCCCAGTCCACAGGTGCAGTCTCCAGGGACCTTGCTGCTCAGCACCTCCTCGTCCTCAGAGAGGGGGTGCCTGAGCCCTTAGGTGAGCAGCAGAGGCTCAGGGGGGCCCAAAGCAGGTTTCCAAGCTGTGTTCCTTTTCACGGGCAAGTAATATTCTGCTGTATGGACGTGTCCTGTGCTGCTCCTTTGTCAGCAGTGTTTGGCAAGTGTGTTTCCACGCAGATGGGGCtgaggccctccctcccctgccgcAAGCCTGTCTCCTGGCCATGTCCTGGGGACCTTTAGGACTTTGGGGACCAGCACCTCTCAAGTCTTTCTGGGAAGAGATGGCCCCCCAGTCCTCTGTGAGCCGTGGCTGCTTGGCTGGCCAGGGACTCCCTTCCCGCTAGGACACGGGTGTGAGGCAGCCTGCGGGGTGACTGCGGCCGCCACTgctccctccacctgctccctccCAGCGCCTCTGCGGGCCTGGCCTGGACCTCCCAGGTGGGCtgaggcggggaggggcggctccTCCCTGGAGTCCTGGGGTTCCCTGCAGGTGGGCTGCTCTGGGCGGGCCTGTCCCGGGCCTCCCTCTCCACCCCGCTGCTCAGGACAGAAGGGGCGCTTCTGCCAGTGcaggaggcggggggtggggtgggtgggtgggtgggtgggtgggtaggagcGTGTGCTGGAGAGGAGGAAGGCCTCTGGGGTCTGAGCTCTGAacagggcggggcgggcggctggCGTgaagctccctccccccacaggccCTGCCTTTGGTCTTCCTGGTGGGTCACAGTTATTGCAATCCGCTGTCATTGCACATCTGGGTCTGGGGGGGACGTGGGGGGTGACCCCCCGAGCACTGGGACTTTCCCAGTGTCACACAGTTCTGAGGGAGACCGGTGGCCAATCCCGAGAGGCTGCGGGACATCCCGGCGCAAGCTCCTTACGTAATGTCAGGGCGACTAGGATGCAGGGGCCTAAGAGCAGCGGGCACCAGCGATCTGAGGTCTCTCCGGCCCCACGCACACGCTCGGTGCGGGGCCTGGGGTAGGTGCAGGCGCGTCAGCCTGGCCTGCCGTCCAAGGTGACCTCGGCCCTCATGCCTTAGGGCTGGCTggggagcccggcccggcccgtcaCCACCTGATCTGGTCCCGCGGGCCAAAGGGCAAAGCCCAGGGGGGACCCAGGGGAACTCGGGGTGGGCGTGGGGCTCTGCCCACTGCCGccgggtgcggggaggggggcggatcccctccccccagtcctgcaTCCGGAAGGAAGCCGCTCTCGGGTCTCCCCAGGGCACCCCGGGGAATGGATTGGCAGGGGGCTCAGAGGCTGCTTGGCTAAAAATAGCCAGGGGATCACAGGgcgggatggtggggggggggagggttggcgtccggggaggggccgggaggggacagagccagcgcccaggcccgggaCCTCTGCGAGGGCTGGGGCTCCCGTCCCGTTCCCCGCGGCCAGGCCAGCGGAGGCCCAGCTGACGGGCTATTTTTTCCCCTGCTTGACTAAATATGGTCAGGGAGCAGGGCCCGAGGGGGGCCCGGGCCGGGTGGCGTGTTTGGGATGCTTGGCCGGGTATATAAGACTGCCAAGGTGAGGCTGCTGGGGATCCCGGGGCCCCACACCCTCCCGCCGCGGCGGCCgcgggccctccctcccctccctcccctcccccggcctgCGGGAGTGTGGCGTGTGGGGCCCTGTGCCCGTGTGAGCACGCACACCCCGGCCTTCCCTTTTGTTCTACCCTGACCTCTAGCTCGCGCTCTGGGGTGCAGGAGCTTCCTGCAGCGGCCGCCCGAGTGCAAGGTGTGCGGCACTGCTGCTTCTGAACTCTGCATCAGCTCgctcctcgctccctccctccctccctccccctctccccctctccccctctccttctctcctaagATCTCCCTGCTGTGAAGTCTGCGCTGCAGcgggagggctgggggaagggcaggggtgcagagctggggggcccggtgtcttctttctctctctgccccccccctcaAGTGCGGACTCCTCTGGAGCttggccacccccacccctgcattTGCGATTGGCTCCGGGAAGGAGCGGCTGGCGCTGGCCGCCGCTGCAGCATCTCCAGGGGAGCCGAGACCCTGCacagccgccgcccgcccgcccgcccgcccgcccgggaccGCCGCAGCCTCGGCAAACTTACCGGCTCCGGTGGGGGTGTGCCTGCCGGCCAGGTGAGTGCCCGGCGGGGAGCCTGGAGTTTGCTCTCGGCGGCGCGTGCCATCATCCACATTTGGAAAACTGCAGAGCCAGCAGCGGccgcgccgggcgggcgggcgcgttCAGCGGCATGCGGGAAGTTTGACATGCGGCTTTCTGTAAGAAAGCGGCGTCCCTAGGTGCTCCGCGGTTGGTTGCTGGCGTGGAGGGGGCTGCCGTTCTGGGAGGGGGGCTTGGCTGGCCAAGTGAGCCTGGCCAGGGCCAGCCACCCGGCAGGGGGCTCCGCGTTCCTAGGAACTTACTGAATCCACCCAGGAGGCGCCGAGGGGCCGGGCTCTGGCCGCTCCCCAGCCTGTTGGGGTCAGCAGGGCgcctgtgccagccctgggggtgggggggggagcctgggggaggggggtggggtcccTGTGACTCTGGGGCAGAAGCTGGGCCCTGGACAGCCCTGCTGGCCACCGGGCTAGCTTAGAGGGGGCTGCCACGCTCCTACGGCCGTGGAAAACTTTGGGAAGTGTCTGGAATCCCGACGGGAGCTGGCCGGGCTCTCCTGCCCTTCGTGTCCCCCGAACGCTCAGCTGGCCCCCAGATGCTATTCATAGGAGCACCGGGGAGCCCAGGGGGCCCGGGGCGGCAGCACTGTTCTCCCCACGCTCAGGGAGCCGGGACGGAGGCCCAGGCCCGGGAGCTGGGGCTGCTGCCTCAACTGTCCTCTCCTCGGGTGTGTggaaatgaaacacacacacatacacacatgcacaagcacacacacacacaccccagcagcCATGTGGGAAGGGGTGGCCTGCCTCTGTCCCCTGCCGGGCGGCTCTTTGCTGCACAGGAGTGCCTCTCAGAGCCCTAGCACCCCCCCTTCGAACCCCAGTCCCCCACGGCCTAGGAACCCAGGCAACGTGCTTTGCCGCGTCTGCACACTGCATGCTCGCAGCGACCTGGCCCTGTCCAGTGAGCGGAGTCTGGACACGCGCTGGGCCATCCCCTTGAAGGGTCACCCGATGCCACCGTGCTGACCGGGGAGAACCGGCCGGTGGGGGCTCTCCTCCCGCGCCCTGCCGGGCCGGGGGCCCAGCCGGACCCTCTGCGTGCCAGCCAGCACGTCCCAGGCCGCGTCCCCAGCCCCGGCAGTGCCACCTGCTTCGGGGACCCAGCACCGGCCTGCCAGCCTCACTGTGGGTGCTGTGGGGCCTGCaagccttcctcctttccttcctgctgcccagggcctggccccCCGGGCGTCACCCagcgtccgtctgtctgtctttccttccaaACTTCACACTGCCCGCCTGCAAAGTTGGGAGAGCAGAGAGGATCTTCAACTTCTCTCCCCCAGAGATCTCAAAGCGCAGCAGGGAAAACGATACAATGAAACATTCCAAAGTGCTTAGTTTGCACTTGCTAAGTTTATTTAAACAGTCTGCGGTAGGCTCATTTCATTAAAAGCCCGGGTGTACCAGGGAACACCAGGGCCAGGGCGCTAGCCCCTGGATTTGGCAATAAACCCGGGTACAGGCTGGGCATGAGCGGCAAAGGCGGAGGTGAGGTTCCAGCCCCTCAAGGTGCGCGGGTACTGGGGTGCACTGCCCCTTACCACCATCTAGGAGGGCTCCGCTG
This window encodes:
- the LOC125353782 gene encoding translation initiation factor IF-2-like → MPIGDSLQEQPGVLGGPQVRVLHQAEEQQMAAAIQLCLGQRRAEELSHARMQEQDAGGASSGPSSSRRARPLRLRAPPGGATGLPGAAEQVTGAEVTSAHPPESPAFPRLLRPTTPALGFLGEKPQAAGDPGAPHPPAAAAAGPPSPPSPPPACGSVACGALCPCEHAHPGLPFCSTLTSSSRSGVQELPAAAARVQVRTPLELGHPHPCICDWLREGAAGAGRRCSISRGAETLHSRRPPARPPARDRRSLGKLTGSGGGVPAGQMAVGFLPHILKTEALSTLPRFSSWEPESPGPAGGRQQQSRPLVRSAVAACVPCPWLLEDAECPSRAAAPSADVLKPV